In the genome of Bubalus kerabau isolate K-KA32 ecotype Philippines breed swamp buffalo chromosome 8, PCC_UOA_SB_1v2, whole genome shotgun sequence, one region contains:
- the FZD1 gene encoding frizzled-1 — MAEEEAPKKSRAAGGGGGGGSWELCAGALRTVPAAEGSGDAGSRRRPPADSRRLARRLLLLLWLLEAPLLLGVRAQAAGQGPGPGQQPPPPQQQQSGQQYNGERGISIPDHGYCQPISIPLCTDIAYNQTIMPNLLGHTNQEDAGLEVHQFYPLVKVQCSAELKFFLCSMYAPVCTVLEQALPPCRSLCERARQGCEALMNKFGFQWPDTLKCEKFPVHGAGELCVGQNTSDKGTPTPSLLPEFWTSNPQHGGGGHRGGGFAGGAGASERGKFSCPRALKVPSYLNYHFLGEKDCGAPCEPTKVYGLMYFGPEELRFSRTWIGIWSVLCCASTLFTVLTYLVDMRRFSYPERPIIFLSGCYTAVAVAYIAGFLLEDRVVCNDKFAEDGARTVAQGTKKEGCTILFMMLYFFSMASSIWWVILSLTWFLAAGMKWGHEAIEANSQYFHLAAWAVPAIKTITILALGQVDGDVLSGVCFVGLNNVDALRGFVLAPLFVYLFIGTSFLLAGFVSLFRIRTIMKHDGTKTEKLEKLMVRIGVFSVLYTVPATIVIACYFYEQAFRDQWERSWVAQSCKSYAIPCPHLQAGGAPPHPPMSPDFTVFMIKYLMTLIVGITSGFWIWSGKTLNSWRKFYTRLTNSKQGETTV; from the coding sequence ATGGCTGAGGAGGAGGCGCCTAAGAAGTCCCGAGCcgccgggggcggcggcggcggcgggagctGGGAACTTTGTGCCGGGGCGCTCCGCACTGTACCGGCAGCGGAGGGGAGCGGGGACGCGggcagccgccgccgccccccGGCTGACTCCCGGCGCTTGGCGCGCCGGCTACTACTACTGCTTTGGCTGCTGGAGGCTCCGCTGCTGCTGGGGGTCCGGGCGCAGGCGGCCGGCCAGGGGCCCGGGCCGGGGCAGCAGCCCCCGCCGCCTCAGCAACAGCAGAGCGGGCAGCAGTACAACGGCGAGCGGGGCATCTCTATACCGGACCACGGTTACTGCCAGCCCATTTCCATCCCCCTGTGCACCGACATCGCGTACAATCAGACCATCATGCCCAACCTGCTGGGCCACACGAACCAGGAGGATGCGGGCCTCGAGGTGCACCAGTTCTACCCGCTGGTGAAGGTGCAGTGCTCCGCCGAGCTCAAGTTTTTCCTGTGCTCCATGTACGCGCCCGTGTGCACCGTGCTGGAGCAGGCTCTGCCGCCCTGCCGCTCGCTGTGCGAGCGCGCGCGCCAGGGCTGCGAGGCGCTCATGAACAAGTTCGGCTTCCAGTGGCCCGACACGCTCAAGTGCGAGAAGTTCCCGGTGCACGGCGCCGGCGAGCTGTGCGTGGGCCAGAACACGTCGGACAAGGGCACCCCGACGCCCTCACTGCTGCCCGAGTTCTGGACTAGCAACCCCCAGCACGGCGGCGGAGGGCACCGGGGCGGCGGCTTCGCGGGGGGCGCCGGCGCTTCGGAGCGAGGCAAGTTCTCGTGCCCGCGCGCCCTCAAGGTGCCCTCCTACCTCAACTACCACTTCCTGGGGGAGAAGGACTGCGGCGCCCCCTGCGAGCCGACCAAGGTGTACGGGCTCATGTACTTCGGGCCCGAGGAGCTGCGCTTCTCACGCACCTGGATCGGCATCTGGTCAGTGCTGTGCTGCGCCTCCACGCTCTTCACCGTGCTCACCTACCTGGTGGACATGCGGCGCTTCAGCTACCCTGAGCGGCCCATCATCTTCCTGTCGGGCTGCTACACGGCGGTGGCCGTGGCCTACATTGCCGGCTTCCTGCTGGAGGACCGGGTGGTGTGTAACGACAAGTTCGCGGAGGACGGGGCGCGCACCGTGGCGCAGGGCACCAAGAAGGAGGGCTGCACCATTCTCTTCATGATGCTCTACTTCTTCAGCATGGCCAGCTCCATCTGGTGGGTGATCCTGTCGCTCACCTGGTTCCTGGCAGCCGGCATGAAGTGGGGCCACGAAGCTATCGAGGCGAACTCGCAGTATTTTCACCTGGCCGCCTGGGCCGTGCCGGccatcaagaccatcaccattcTGGCGCTGGGCCAGGTGGACGGCGATGTGCTAAGCGGGGTGTGCTTCGTGGGGCTCAACAACGTGGACGCTCTGCGCGGCTTCGTGCTGGCGCCCCTCTTCGTGTACCTGTTCATCGGCACGTCGTTCCTCCTGGCCGGCTTCGTGTCCCTCTTCCGCATTCGCACCATCATGAAGCACGACGGCACCAAGACCGAGAAGCTGGAGAAGCTCATGGTGCGCATTGGCGTCTTCAGCGTTCTCTACACCGTGCCGGCCACCATCGTCATCGCCTGCTACTTCTACGAGCAGGCCTTCCGGGACCAGTGGGAGCGCAGCTGGGTGGCCCAGAGCTGCAAGAGCTATGccatcccctgcccccacctccaggcGGGCGGCGCCCCACCGCACCCGCCCATGAGCCCCGACTTCACAGTCTTCATGATCAAGTACCTTATGACCCTCATCGTGGGCATCACGTCAGGCTTCTGGATCTGGTCCGGCAAGACCCTCAACTCCTGGAGGAAGTTCTACACTCGGCTTACCAACAGCAAACAGGGGGAGACCACCGTCTGA